The Lampris incognitus isolate fLamInc1 chromosome 15, fLamInc1.hap2, whole genome shotgun sequence genomic interval AACCGATCTGGTGTATGCGGCTTTATTTTCATTGGTAAAGTCGGGAGAGTTGTTGGACGCGGGTCTCAAGAGGCTGTATAGTAGAGCGCAAGGTAATGCACACTTTCACACGCTTTGTTGTTATCACTCGCACACGCGGCATTCTTTGAAATAAAACTAACCTGGCAAGTCTGCTGGATAAGACGACGCGTTCGCTCACAAGACATGTCCCATCGCTAAGCCTAACGCCCCTCTGTGGGGTGGACCGGCCATAGAGGGCTCCGTGACTTGGCCTAGAAATCATTCACTAAATGCATCTCGGGAAGGTGCGGTAAATTGGCGCAGTCGGCAAATGGAGCAAAGTGATATTACGAGTGTAGCATTTTATTACGTGAATGGGGGGGGAAACAAGTGTAGTTATGAGTGATGACTCCGAACCTCTTTTTGCAGGCGTTTTCTCTACAAGTGTCCAAGAACGACCCGGAGGGGGGTCGACTTTGCTCGAGCCGTGGGAACTATGAGCGGACTGCGCAGGCACGACATCATGGCACTCGTGCTCTTTATCTACACGTTCACCGGCCGGTGCAGCGAGAGCGCGCCCACGCCGGCTGCCTCCGTCTGCAGGGATGGCAGAGCCCCGTGGCGGATAGCGGACACGGTGAAGCGTGCGGAGGAGAGCAGGCGTGTGGTCAGGGCGCAGACCTCGTCCCCGTCAACACCTCCGAAAGACTCTTTAGCAGAGCAAAGGGATTTACGCAGCCTCAAAACAGAGAGGGGGGATCAAGTTATCGGTGAGTATGACGTCCTGGCTTCTGGGCAGCGCCTTGAGgggtttaaaaaaagaagaagaaaaaaagaaagaaagaaagaaagaaagtgcaCTCTGAGAACATGAATCGCTATTCTAGTTCATGGCCGCAgggaatgataataatgataagcgTGTAACAGGGTTCACGTTGTTGACCTGTCCCGTCTCTTCAATCTGATGTGTTGCAGAAATTTTCCCCAGAGAtctcagaaaaaaagaaaagtttcttCAACACTTAACTGGTAAGACATAAGCATTGTTGCAATGTACTGCATCACTATCTGTTTATTTGCATAtgtgtgcactgtgtgtgtgtgtgtgtgtgtgtgtgtgtgtgtgtgtgtgtgtgtgcagacagagTAGAGTACTTCTCAAGAgtgcaaaaaaagaaaggaaaataacATGACTAATGGCTATGGGATGTACATGGAAAGAGAGTGTGATCTCAAAAACTGCTTTCTTTCAGGTCCTTTGTACTTCGGTCCCAAGTGCCGGAGGCAAGTATACCGGCTCTACCACCAAACCAGAGACTGCTCAATACCTGCATGTAAGTTCCCCCCTCTGTGGTAGGAGTCGATGGGTTCATCCATAGTATATTTTTCAGATCAACACGTTTCCCATAAAGAGAACCGAGAAGGCGTAGCACTGTCAAAAGAAGCAACCAGCTCATATATATTGTGTATATGTCATCTTCCCTCTGCTTCAGACTTCAAAAGATGTGCGCGGCTCCTTACACGGTTAGCAGGCAGCCCACGGTGCACAGAGGGGTAGCACACACAAGGTAAGGATCCACGCTGCTTACTGTGTCATGAATGCTTTACACTGCTCAGACAACTTGAGAGATGCATTTCATTGAGAACATGTGTGCATGGGAAATGGAGCACTTCTAGGGTTGGCCCATTGCCATTGTTAGACAGGAAAACCGGGGGTGGGGtgtttgtgtgggggggaggATAGGCCAATGTGTCACAGGTGTGGGTGAAACACATGtttggacacacaaacacaggtaacTATACCAGTTAAAGGAGCAAGTGACACAGTTGTACATGTGAAAGATGTTAAATGCACAAGGAAACAACTGGAGTCCAACAAATCCATTGTGCACAGCACCAATATGAAGATAAAGCTGTAAAAAAAGACTATAAGGAGTGCTTATTGTGCCATCACTATCAATCACATTTAGAAGGAGTCACTTTTACTGGGGGATGTATTAGCCATCACATTTAACTGAAAATCCCTTTTTTTTGTGGGTGATTACACACCTGTGTGCAAGCCAAACAATAGCGTTGTGAAGAGCAGCTTGATTGAAGAAAATCTGGTGGGGGCCAGTGTACAGGACGTGACCAGCTCTCCATCTTACAAGTACATTAAGGCAGCCATGCATAGCAGCAAGAGTTCTGCTGTGTTCACGCATAGCTGTGGCACAGCCCAAAAACCAAATGTGTTAACAAATCATGTATCCCGTCCGTTTTTTGACGGCCAATTTGGAAAGGAAGGAATTTTCTGAGTTCCACCAAGCCTCGGAGTGCACTAAAGTTTGCTTCCTTTTCATTGTAGGTGGAGGCCAAACCCAATCCATGCAGAAGAAAAAAGTTCTGATAAGAGTGCCTTGGACAGTAACGGGGGGAAGCTTAAAACATTCTGACCAGCCCGGTCTGCTATGAGGCACAGTATTGTCC includes:
- the LOC130124813 gene encoding ALK and LTK ligand 2b-like; this translates as MSGLRRHDIMALVLFIYTFTGRCSESAPTPAASVCRDGRAPWRIADTVKRAEESRRVVRAQTSSPSTPPKDSLAEQRDLRSLKTERGDQVIEIFPRDLRKKEKFLQHLTGPLYFGPKCRRQVYRLYHQTRDCSIPAYFKRCARLLTRLAGSPRCTEG